A region of the Catenulispora sp. GP43 genome:
TCCACCGCAAGGCCGACAGGAGCACAGAGAAGGCGAGAATGTCGCCGATACACGCGTGAACGTTCACACATCGGGGTGAGTATCAGCCCGACTCAGAGTCCTGTCAAGGCATCCGAGGTTGCGCAACGGTCCGAGTCTGGTGAATCTCGTTGATATTACCAACCCTGCACGCAGGGTATTGACAGAACCACTCAACAGTCACCACGATGCGACACTGAAGCTCGTCGGCAGCTTTCGACAGCACCCTGACACATCTCGCGCGGACGATCCCTCCCCGGCCTCGCGTCTCCCTCGCGTGCGCCGCGACGTGGCACGGTCCGCGCGACGGGTCCCACCTCGGCTGCCGCCAGGCAGCGATCCACTGTCGCCGACGGTCGGCGCGGGCAGCACGGTCGGCCGTCCAGAAGGGAAACCGATGTCCACCGTTCGTGTCCGACCGCCCAGACTCCTGCTCTACCTCGCCCTGACCGCTCTGCTGGCCTCGGTGTTCTTCGTCGCCGCCACCGGCAGCCCGGCCCGCGCGGCCACCTCCACGACGATCTCCGCCAACGGCGCCGGCGGCGGCCGGACCTTCGACGGCATCGGCGCGATCAGCGGCGGCGGCGGGAACTCCCGCCTGCTCAAGGACTATCCGGCCGCCCAGCAGTCGCAGATCCTGGACTACCTCTTCAAGCCCGGCTACGGCGCCGACCTGCAGATGCTCAAGCTGGAGATCGGCGGAGACGCCAACTCCACCGACGGCTCCGAGCCCTCGATCGAGCACACCCGCGGCGTCGTCAACTGCGACGCCGGCTACGAGTTCTGGCTCGCCCAACAGGCCAAGGCCCGCAACCCCGACATCGCCTTCTACGGCCTGGCCTGGGCCGCACCGGGCTGGATCAACGGCGGGTTCTGGTCCACCGACACGATCGACTACCTCATCAGCTGGCTCGGCTGCGCCAAGGCCGACGGCGTCCCGGTGTCCTACCTCGGCGGCTGGAACGAGCGCGGCTACAACGCCGACTGGTACATCCAGCTGCGCACGGCGCTGAACAACGCCGGTTACGGCAGCGTGAAGATCGTCGCCGACGACTCCGGCTGGGACGCCGCCGACGCCGCGGCCTCCAACTCGGCGTTCAACAACGCCGTGTCCATCTGGGGTGCGCACTACTCCTGCAACGGCGGTGACGGCGGCAACGCCGACACGTGCTCCAGCGACGCCGCCGCGCAGGCGAACGGCAAGCCGCTGTGGGACAGCGAGCAGGGATCGCAGGATGAGAACACCGGCGCGCCGGCGCTGATCCGCGCCATCACCCGCGGATACATCGACGCCAAGATGACCAGCTACTTCAACTGGCCGCTGACCGCCGCGATCTACTCCAACCTCCCCTACTCGACCGTCGGCCTGTCCAGCGCCGACTCGCCGTGGTCCGGTGCCTACACCATCGGCGCCAACACCTGGGCGACAGCGCAGGTCACGCAGTTCACCCAGCCTGGCTGGCAGTTCCTGGACTCGGGGTCCGGCTACCTGGGCGGCTCGGAGTCCAACGGCACCTACGTGACGTTGAAGTCCACCAACAACAGCGACTACACCACGATCGTGGAGACCACCACGGCCGGCGCCGCGCAGAACGTCACGATCAACCTCAGCGGCGGCCTGTCCACCGGCACCGCGCACGTCTGGTCGACCAACCTGAACAACCCCAGCATCGGGGCTTCGCTGGTCCACTCCCAGGACATCACGCCGAGCAACGGCTCCTACTCGCTGACCGTCCAGCCCGGCTACGTCTACTCGATCACCACCACCACCGGTCAGGGCAAGGGCACCGCGACCTCCCCGGCCTCCGCCCCGATGGCACTGCCCTACAGCGACAACTTCGACAGCTACGCGACCAACACCGAGGCGAAGTACCTGTCGGACATGCAGGGCTCCTTCGAGGTCCGCCCCTGCACCGACGGCCGCTCGGGGCAGTGCGTCCAGCAGGTCACGCCAGTCATCCCGATCGAGTGG
Encoded here:
- a CDS encoding ricin-type beta-trefoil lectin domain protein — its product is MSTVRVRPPRLLLYLALTALLASVFFVAATGSPARAATSTTISANGAGGGRTFDGIGAISGGGGNSRLLKDYPAAQQSQILDYLFKPGYGADLQMLKLEIGGDANSTDGSEPSIEHTRGVVNCDAGYEFWLAQQAKARNPDIAFYGLAWAAPGWINGGFWSTDTIDYLISWLGCAKADGVPVSYLGGWNERGYNADWYIQLRTALNNAGYGSVKIVADDSGWDAADAAASNSAFNNAVSIWGAHYSCNGGDGGNADTCSSDAAAQANGKPLWDSEQGSQDENTGAPALIRAITRGYIDAKMTSYFNWPLTAAIYSNLPYSTVGLSSADSPWSGAYTIGANTWATAQVTQFTQPGWQFLDSGSGYLGGSESNGTYVTLKSTNNSDYTTIVETTTAGAAQNVTINLSGGLSTGTAHVWSTNLNNPSIGASLVHSQDITPSNGSYSLTVQPGYVYSITTTTGQGKGTATSPASAPMALPYSDNFDSYATNTEAKYLSDMQGSFEVRPCTDGRSGQCVQQVTPVIPIEWQNDSDAFSLLGDPTWSNYTVKVDVDLQQAGTAELLGRAGTQSRPQGNQNLYKFRVSDTGAWSIVKNYSSGSATTLASGTISALGTGTWHTLGLTFQGTQITATVDGATVSTVNDSTFLSGQVGIGVVGYQTDEFDNLTITPGSGTAQPPTGPITSGIAGKCLDDNGGSTVNGTKAQIWDCNGTSAQQWTYNGGALQVNGKCLDVTGAGATANGTLVEIWDCNGGGNQQWQQNGNTLVNPASGRCLDDPGFSSTNGTQVEIWDCNGGVNQNWTLPSS